The following are encoded together in the Zingiber officinale cultivar Zhangliang chromosome 8A, Zo_v1.1, whole genome shotgun sequence genome:
- the LOC122008546 gene encoding uncharacterized protein LOC122008546 isoform X1: MAKRPPTTVTRETGRRHRYHQIPIGSPRFQSSKSIETTGRPTPSRSNGNKKTKKPSNATPSSEDKLTSPPVPAPRFLRRSSRLASGEAKKSESDPGSSGGFTKEIAPDGRKIRGWRSVEAPQNLRRSSRLASITVRHVNAGGVLGLVETPPKVRRSLRLQSIAVRHVNADGVLGSLETPQKLRRSSRLASSAVTHVNTGGFLGLVGEGKAEDVAERKGRRDKRRKVELLVEERKEVAGGDGQVYHDRASKDWTEEQERALQRAYLLARPTPHFWKKVSKMVPEKSAQECFDRIHANFATPPQHQPRSRAKKADLSPIVHFTFGDKPLDDTKLKFKKARRSKRRTLAAQKTVRHLLRKHQLADQTTGGDYFSHLENSPNASAIIMPANGDPGTPDSLFTTGFLMKCSERSSSAHKRPLSRFKTNDVDPSPEVLKRIKNVALHERYIDHLHCIEARRRRTYHGKENHVVSCINMNDTRPQSGVIKAAMATLMTEAQAVIGHFQDRQVNALDYDDDSTSAGNCSFDLDDDT; the protein is encoded by the exons ATGGCGAAGAGACCTCCGACCACCGTGACACGTGAAACCGGCCGGCGACACAGGTATCACCAAATCCCCATCGGATCTCCTCGATTCCAGTCGTCAAAGAGTATCGAGACGACTGGACGACCTACTCCCAGTCGTTCGAACGGCaacaagaaaaccaagaaacCTAGCAATGCAACGCCGTCTTCTGAGGATAAACTAACTTCGCCTCCCGTCCCGGCACCCCGCTTCCTTCGAAGGTCTTCTAGATTGGCTTCAGGAGAGGCGAAGAAGAGCGAGAGTGATCCCGGCTCAAGTGGAGGATTCACGAAAGAAATTGCTCCTGATGGGAGGAAGATTAGGGGTTGGAGATCGGTCGAGGCGCCTCAGAATCTGAGGAGGTCCTCGAGGTTGGCATCCATTACGGTCAGGCACGTGAACGCGGGCGGAGTTCTTGGCTTGGTAGAGACGCCTCCGAAGGTGAGGAGGTCATTGAGGTTGCAATCCATTGCGGTTAGGCATGTGAACGCGGATGGAGTTCTTGGTTCGCTAGAGACGCCTCAGAAGCTGAGGAGGTCCTCGAGGTTGGCATCCAGTGCGGTTACGCATGTGAACACGGGCGGATTTCTTGGTTTGGTGGGTGAAGGGAAGGCGGAGGATGTTGCGGAGAGGAAAGGAAGGCGGGACAAGAGAAGGAAAGTTGAACTCTTGGTCGAGGAGAGGAAAGAGGTTGCAGGAGGAGATGGCCAGGTCTATCATGATCGTGCTTCGAAggattggacggaagagcaagaGAGAGCATTGCAGAGGGCTTACTTGTTGGCGAGGCCTACACCGCATTTCTGGAAGAAGGTCTCCAAAATG GTACCAGAAAAGTCTGCACAAGAATGCTTTGACAGAATCCATGCCAATTTTGCAACTCCGCCTCAACACCAGCCTCGTTCAAGAGCCAAGAAAGCTGATTTATCTCCAATAGTCCATTTTACATTCGGAGACAAACCTCTAGATGACACAAAGTTGAAATTCAAAAAGGCAAGGAGAAGTAAACGAAGGACTCTTGCCGCCCAAAAGACAGTTAGGCATTTGCTGAGAAAGCATCAATTGGCAGATCAAACCACAGGTGGTGACTATTTCTCACATCTTGAAAACTCTCCAAATGCATCTGCCATTATAATGCCTGCAAATGGAGATCCTGGAACTCCAGATTCTTTGTTTACTACAGGTTTTCTGATGAAGTGCAGTGAGAGGTCTTCCTCAGCTCATAAGAGGCCTTTGTCCAGGTTCAAAACAAATGATGTAGATCCAAGTCCAGAGGTTCTGAAGCGGATTAAGAATGTTGCTTTGCATGAGAGATATATTGATCATCTGCATTGTATagaagcaagaagaaggagaaCATACCATGGTAAAGAAAACCATGTCGTTAGTTGCATTAATATGAATGATACCAGGCCACAATCTGGAGTTATAAAAGCTGCGATGGCTACTTTAATGACTGAAGCCCAAGCAGTTATCGGCCATTTTCAGGACAGGCAGGTGAATGCATTGGATTATGATGATGATAGTACTTCTGCAGGGAACTGTAGTTTTGATTTGGATGACGACACATGA
- the LOC122008546 gene encoding uncharacterized protein LOC122008546 isoform X2: MAKRPPTTVTRETGRRHRYHQIPIGSPRFQSSKSIETTGRPTPSRSNGNKKTKKPSNATPSSEDKLTSPPVPAPRFLRRSSRLASGEAKKSESDPGSSGGFTKEIAPDGRKIRGWRSVEAPQNLRRSSRLASITVRHVNAGGVLGLVETPPKVRRSLRLQSIAVRHVNADGVLGSLETPQKLRRSSRLASSAVTHVNTGGFLGLVGEGKAEDVAERKGRRDKRRKVELLVEERKEVAGGDGQVYHDRASKDWTEEQERALQRAYLLARPTPHFWKKVSKMVPEKSAQECFDRIHANFATPPQHQPRSRAKKADLSPIVHFTFGDKPLDDTKLKFKKARRSKRRTLAAQKTVRHLLRKHQLADQTTGFLMKCSERSSSAHKRPLSRFKTNDVDPSPEVLKRIKNVALHERYIDHLHCIEARRRRTYHGKENHVVSCINMNDTRPQSGVIKAAMATLMTEAQAVIGHFQDRQVNALDYDDDSTSAGNCSFDLDDDT, encoded by the exons ATGGCGAAGAGACCTCCGACCACCGTGACACGTGAAACCGGCCGGCGACACAGGTATCACCAAATCCCCATCGGATCTCCTCGATTCCAGTCGTCAAAGAGTATCGAGACGACTGGACGACCTACTCCCAGTCGTTCGAACGGCaacaagaaaaccaagaaacCTAGCAATGCAACGCCGTCTTCTGAGGATAAACTAACTTCGCCTCCCGTCCCGGCACCCCGCTTCCTTCGAAGGTCTTCTAGATTGGCTTCAGGAGAGGCGAAGAAGAGCGAGAGTGATCCCGGCTCAAGTGGAGGATTCACGAAAGAAATTGCTCCTGATGGGAGGAAGATTAGGGGTTGGAGATCGGTCGAGGCGCCTCAGAATCTGAGGAGGTCCTCGAGGTTGGCATCCATTACGGTCAGGCACGTGAACGCGGGCGGAGTTCTTGGCTTGGTAGAGACGCCTCCGAAGGTGAGGAGGTCATTGAGGTTGCAATCCATTGCGGTTAGGCATGTGAACGCGGATGGAGTTCTTGGTTCGCTAGAGACGCCTCAGAAGCTGAGGAGGTCCTCGAGGTTGGCATCCAGTGCGGTTACGCATGTGAACACGGGCGGATTTCTTGGTTTGGTGGGTGAAGGGAAGGCGGAGGATGTTGCGGAGAGGAAAGGAAGGCGGGACAAGAGAAGGAAAGTTGAACTCTTGGTCGAGGAGAGGAAAGAGGTTGCAGGAGGAGATGGCCAGGTCTATCATGATCGTGCTTCGAAggattggacggaagagcaagaGAGAGCATTGCAGAGGGCTTACTTGTTGGCGAGGCCTACACCGCATTTCTGGAAGAAGGTCTCCAAAATG GTACCAGAAAAGTCTGCACAAGAATGCTTTGACAGAATCCATGCCAATTTTGCAACTCCGCCTCAACACCAGCCTCGTTCAAGAGCCAAGAAAGCTGATTTATCTCCAATAGTCCATTTTACATTCGGAGACAAACCTCTAGATGACACAAAGTTGAAATTCAAAAAGGCAAGGAGAAGTAAACGAAGGACTCTTGCCGCCCAAAAGACAGTTAGGCATTTGCTGAGAAAGCATCAATTGGCAGATCAAACCACAG GTTTTCTGATGAAGTGCAGTGAGAGGTCTTCCTCAGCTCATAAGAGGCCTTTGTCCAGGTTCAAAACAAATGATGTAGATCCAAGTCCAGAGGTTCTGAAGCGGATTAAGAATGTTGCTTTGCATGAGAGATATATTGATCATCTGCATTGTATagaagcaagaagaaggagaaCATACCATGGTAAAGAAAACCATGTCGTTAGTTGCATTAATATGAATGATACCAGGCCACAATCTGGAGTTATAAAAGCTGCGATGGCTACTTTAATGACTGAAGCCCAAGCAGTTATCGGCCATTTTCAGGACAGGCAGGTGAATGCATTGGATTATGATGATGATAGTACTTCTGCAGGGAACTGTAGTTTTGATTTGGATGACGACACATGA